The Pongo abelii isolate AG06213 chromosome 3, NHGRI_mPonAbe1-v2.0_pri, whole genome shotgun sequence DNA window cgtggtggctcgttcCTACATTCTCAGCATTTttggagggtgaggtaggagatttgcttgagcccaggaagttgaggctgtagtgagttataattatgccactgcacttcagcctaagtgacagagtgagaccctgtctcaaataaaaagaagacatttattggGAGCTTACCATATGACAGGCTTCACTGTGCTAAGTATATTACACGCATTGTCTCACGTAATCTATAAACAATGCCATGAGTATGTAGCTTTGAAATTTGGGGGGTGATAAAAATCTGTTGACTTTTCAAAGTATTCAGTCCTACTTGCATTGGACTCTAGTTTTCTGCCAGGTACTGTCCAGTTTCTGTGATAAAATATAGTGATGCATCTGAGCTTCACTTTCCTTAGGGCctatttttgttaataaaacAATAGTTGGCCTAAAATTGCTCATTTCTTTTGGCCAAATACTAATATGTTAAAAAGAATTGGAATTTATTAAGAACATATGCaaaattattaaatcatttttgttaagaatgtgggagaaaaataaaacattccaaTTTGAGAACAGAActtgtattatttatgtttactTTAACTTATagtttttaactaaaaattaacAAAGTAATCTATAATTGCTCAGTTAAGAAAAACAAGCCCTTTGCTTTTCCTCTAGAGGAAATATGACTTGAGACACGTCTGCATAGTTGATAGAATAAAAGATTCCTCATAAGAATAAATTAAACAAGCCAGGTAACAAACAGATGATGGGAAATTTGCATTCatcattaaaaatatcttttatacataaaacatatattcTGCAGCCTAAATGCATCTTCCAGGTTGCAGAGGCAGAAATCTCAGGGCATGTCATGGTACATACCATGGTGTCGAGCCGACCGATGACTTCAAACGAAAAATCCACACCTCCATCAGTCATTTCCTTTAGCACTTCCTGGATGGGTTTGTTGTAGTCTTGAGGGTTGATGCATTCAGTGGCGCCCAACTCTTTGGCCTTTGCAAATTTATCCTTGTTGATGTCCACTGCAATGATCCTGGCTGCTCCAGCTGCTTTACAGCCCATAACAACAGATAGGCCAACCCCTCCCAGGCCAAAGACAGCACAGGTAGAGCCTGGGGTGACCTATGttttcagaaaatgcaaaaatggATTAAGCAATGGTTGTTTGAAAGTGCCTAAGCTGTATAAAGTGCCATGCCTAGGGGTTTATCAAGAGCTGCTCAAACTCTTCTGTTCAATCTGTTATCAAAACTTCTTTTGGCTTcagttgctttatttttaaattcagggaGTTGAACTAGttgagtggttctcaaactgcTGCATATTGGATTCATCTGGGCAGGTTTAAAAATATCCCACAGTCCAGGTCACAGCCCATGCCAATGAAATGAGAAGTTCTGCAGGTGGACTCAGTCCCCAGGTGAGTCCAATGGGAAGGTCAGGCTGGGAACCAGGGGACTGGATAATCTTTGAGATCCAGATGGCAGTGATTACAATCTTGAAGGGACTCTCGATTGCTGAAATCCCTTGATAGCCAGCTTCAGTATCTCATACAAACACAAAGGcaatatttggaaaacaaaataagtgGAAAAAGCTACTCCAGGAGACTGAAAAATATTCCACTTAAACCCTTAGTAATGAACTCCTTGGTTCATTTATGTTCAGTAGTCAAGACCAGTATAtccctgctttaaaaaatacactaGTGAATAACACAGTAATGAAATATTagtctatatttttataataaaatctatTGTTATGAGTATCCTCATCTTCTGTTCTTGGGTAGGCTCACTTAGATCACCTGTTAAAATAGATGAAGCAATTGAACAAGGGACTAAGAGCTAAAGTCACAGAAATTTGGAAAAGATGCCACCTAAATTTTTTTAGTTGGCCAGGGGATATTTATTAAACCTAGTCTCCCATAGTCTGCCTTCATTTTGCGTAACATGCTCTTCCTGTTCCAAATAATCTCATTCTTATATTCCCTTAAGggtgtccattcattcattcattcattcattcaccaagtgGTATGCAATACTATGGGGGACAACACCATTTTCTAACTTACTTAGAAAAATACAAGGCTTGTGACTGTGATTTAAAAGTGCTAATAATTATGTATCGTGATCTAAGATTCAGCAGGAGATTTGTAAAAGATATTTTAGTCTCAGCTCTCATATTAACCAGCAGTGAGACTTTGGGCAAATATCTTTATATCTCTGGACCTCGGTTTCGTAAAATAAAGACTACTACTAGATTTTCAGCCTACTCAGATGAGGAGCCTTTAAAGAATTTCTGCTTGAAATTTACCACTTCTGAATACATGTGTGTGTTCATGCCAGGGGGGTTAGTTTTAGCAGTGAAATGTCATAATGAGTGAATTACACATCACTGAAGTTATTACTTTCAGTCTAAGAATCCACAGAGTGGGTGAGCCTTGGTTTGGAAGTGCATCAGGTAAGGTTTTGGACTCTACTGTTGATCCTAATTCTGGGAGTAGAGGATCCACAGACTAGCTGCTCCTCAAGGGCAAATGCttcatttcatttacttttgcTGTCTCAGAACCTAGCAGAACCTATGGTGCCTGAGGTGTGTGTAGGTGCTCTCTAATTGTGGAATGAATTACTAAATGAGTTCTCAGGCCTAATATTTCATGATCTCATAAAGAGCAAATACAGAAGAGTAATTATTGAAAATGACATCTTTACATTTTCTAAACTCTCAACAACTTCTTAATCTGATAAACACGTGAAATTTCTAGCATGGCTCTCAATTCTTTCTGGATTGTGTTTCTATTCTTAGTCGACATtcaaaatctacaaaaataatcTTTGATTCTTGGGAGAAATTGCTTCCCTTTGGGCTCCTGACAGTCTGCGTGTAACTGTTTTTATCACCCACTGTCATTCTTACCTTGGCAACATTGACTGCAGACCCATAACCAGTTGAAAATCCACAGCCAATGAGACAGACTTTCGCCAGAGGCGAGGCTGCATCAATTTTGGCTACTGCATTTTCATCCACCACTGTGTACTGTGAGAAGGTGCTGATGCCAAGGAAGTGGTGGATGGGCTTCCCCCTGCAGGTGAACCTGCTGGTGCCATCCTGCAGGGTCCCCTGAGGATTGCTCACACTGGGCAGTGCAATACAAAGACACACAAAGGCATGAGACAGGAGTATAACTAATGTGCAAACTCAATGTCTGCGCAAGGAGAGCATCAGAAACCTACTCGTTTTTCAAGCAGTAGTTGCTCTCCGGGTTTTTACAAATTCTGCATTTTCCACACTGAGGAACAGCGAGTGGGATGACTTTATCACCTGGAGAGGGATAAAACAAATTCTTTTACAATTTCTATCCAGGTATTAATAGAGCAAAAACATAAAGCTCACGTctttaaaacattagaaacatgTGTCTTtaaaagtctccaagaaatacagTCCAATCACAACTATGTCATTTGTCATTGCCTGCCACAAccttgtttccagtttgggtttATAAGTGCCTGAAGATTCCTAAAGAGGACATGCCAATATGGGAAACAACATGGACTAGAAAAATTGCTTCCACTGTATTAATAGTTACTTTTATGTAGTGTACCAATTTCTCCTGGAGgctttacatttaatttaatcctTAACTATTTAAATCTTACTGTAAGTATAAATGTAAACTTTAGTTGAAAGTAGGGTATAATAGTTCCACTAGATGTTGGTAAGGCCTGTTTTTTGTTATAGTttgatttacaataaaaatgagaattttgaaCTAATTCTTTTCAAAGTGACTAGGTTTATCTTTATTATGAAATGAATGCTTTTAAAGTGATCTTAGTTCTTTTTTTGAGGAAAACTATCAAAGATGGGACAAAGAACAATTCCAGAAATTCCTCTGGAAATTTCAACCCTCCACAATAAGTTAGGCACTTTTAGGATAAGAACTGACTTTGAAATGTTTTTAGCTGATAATTTGTGAATTATCTACTTTTCCTGTTACAGTGGAGGGAACATGGGTAAAAAGTAAGGGTGTCATTTTGTTATTAACTTATTACTAACTAATTagttattattagtattatttagtAGTTATTAGTAGTAGTTTAGTAGTTATTAGTTATTATTTAGTAGTTATTAATTTATTACTACTAAAGAAATTAGTAGGAGCTGAAACCCAAATTGgacagttcattttatttttctgttcgcAGTTCAAATAAGTATTTGGTAAAGTGGCATGTCCAATCTAGTGCCTAAAGTGATTTTttagactgtaatcccagcactttgggaggccgaggcaggcggatcacgaggtcaggagatcgagaccatcctggctaatatggtgaaaccccgtctctactaaaaatagaaaaaattagctgggtgtggtggcgggcacctgtggtcccagatacccaggaggctgaggcaggagaatggcgtgaacccgggaggtggaggttgcagtgagctgagatcacgccactgcactccagcctgggcgacagagtgagactccgtctcaaaaaaaaaaaaaaagtgattttttagaattaaacataatttttattttaaattacctaTGCTGTCTATTCCACAAGACCAAGAAAAATGGTTGGCCCATAACATTTTATAGgtaaaatttatgtgaaaatgaTGGTATGGAAGTGTCCTAGTTATTCTCCCTTTATAATTAGTAATCTGTAACCAGTCACATTTAAGCATGGCTGAAGGTAATAAGGCAGACATTGTTGATGGTGGATGGCTCCTTCtatgtttctttcatttcctttcacctAGTCTGCTTCATTGATTCCTTGCTCAGGAAGAGAGAccatgttggaagaggaaattgGTGAAGGGGCTGCATAGGTCACCTAAGAACAGGTCATGCTCATTCAGCCGTAGCCATGTAGCCTCCATTTTGTGAACTCAGCACAGAACAGTGTCCATACTTATGTTTTTTCCCTCCTCCCATTTCTAGTTGTCTGGGCCCTGACAGAAGACCGTGTTCACCGACACTAACACGGAAGTTACTGGATTATGAATGCCACACTGGTAGGCACTGTGTCCCTCTTGATCCTCACATATCTCCAGGCTCCAACCTGGTGCCTGGCGTCTAGCAGATGCTCAGTGCATAATTGTTGAAGGGGAGAATACATGCTTGCCTAAAGACATACATGCTTGAGTCAGccaggaagagagggaaagaggaaatcCCTGAAGTCCTGGCTGCGCGGTGACCTTGTTCAAGCCCGTTCGTCCCTcattgcctctgtttcctcatccagGCTGGGAAATCTTAGGATGGTGAACCACACGTGTTCCCTGAGTGTGAATCCTGTACCTGGTTTGACTGTAGTCACCCCTTCTCCAACACTCTCCACGATGCCGGCTGCCTCATGGCCTAAAATCGCAGGAAGTGGGGTCACCATGGTACCACTAACCACGTGGTCATCTGTGCCACAGATTCCTACAGCCACCATCTGCAGAGTGAAGAGATATTTAGAAAAGATTATGAGTCTCAGGTGAATTTAAAATTCCCAGCTTCCTGAAATTGCGcttccaaaatgttttcaagggTTTTGCTAATAATCCCTACTATCCCAAATATGAAAGATTCAGTTTATCCTCAAGGTTGACCAGGCTGAAACCCTCCTCTACCTTACATTCTTGCAGTAAACAATTTAGAATAATCTGGGAAGTAACTGATCCTGAAATAGTTAAGtcttaaataatataaaagaatgcatgcttttaaaaaatagaagtagaaattgcaaattaatacataaaaatatctaATGTTAATTGATTTTGAAGTCTTGATATATAtccctttgaaattttttttctgtacaaacacataaattattttgtattttactggAATTACACTGTGtgcacttttttaaaatttaaaaatttatatttatacctTTCCTTGACAACAAGTATATTCTATTTTCTGGATGATCATATAAAAATGACTCGGGATTTTTGGTTGTTTCcgttttttaacttttctgagtttttaaaacttaaatacaaatggaaaaatgtatttcACCTTAATACGAACTTCCTGGGCCTTAGGaggtgcaacctccacctcctcaatGGAAAAGGGTTTCTTTAACTCCCATAGCACAGCTGCTTTGCATTTGATTACCTAGAAAAGCAAACAGAGAGATGGTACCAGTGTTCTCCCACGCTTGCAGTCAGATATTGTGTCATTTCATCTTTGTACATGCAACATCTAGTCCCATGTCTGGTACCTAACAAGTGCTCTATGGAAATGATCACCTctgatttataaaaagaaaaaaatatattttaaaaaagcaataacaTAAGGAAAGATAAACAGTTAACTATAATAACACACTGAGATTTAATGGAATATATTCATTAAGGCCATccttatgttgttgttgtttttctccaaaGTTGTTTAATCCTGACATTTCCTAATGCTGTGCTGAAAACGTCTCTTCACCCACAATTATTGGCTGGTACATCAAATTCTAAGTCACCTTCATTTTGCTAACAGAGTCAGTGTCTGTTCACATAAAATACactgttttctttctcaattttctGCTTAGGCCAAAAGGATCTGAGTTTATAAGGATATATTTATCTTCCTGCCTGGGATGacgtctctttctctctcttttcctcttctcctcttttaattttctctctccacCACTTCTGTGTGTTACTTGTTCCAACACCCATTTGCAACTTAGCTTTGAGAGGCTGTACTGTTATCTGATCTATGTGCAGAGACTCCTTCCAGCTTTGATTTGAGCCCAAAATTACAAAGGTTAgagtggttgtgtgtgtgtgtctatgtgtgtgtgtgtatacactcagacctacacatacatatttcaaaattggaGACACTGTGTGTTTGAATTTCTAGCTAGCAGATCTTATCCATAgatgttcttaaaaataaaagatgaacacATAATTTCCAGTGCTTGGCAGTGAACTGTAATATCTGTCTTCATTGTGGTTAAGCATGTACAATTCACAGAACTCTTTCCAGAGAGAATCAACAAAATTGCAATTATGATAAAAATTCAATTGAAATTTATTCTTCTTACAATtcattgtcattatttatttgtCAAATTATTCAACTTTGCAGGATGTTCAACATGATCAATGCCAAAATAAATATCAGAATACTTGAAAGTAAAGTACGAATAGTAGGAGTTCCTGATTATCAGGTGCCTATGATATGACAGGCACATTGTGGCCTGTGCTCGGTGAgttatttgcattatatttatttataaaatttattttaaatttcaatagtttttggggtgcAGGTGTTTTCTGGTTACctgggtaagttctttagtggtgatttctgagattttggtgcacccttcACTccagcagtgtacactgcacccaatatgtagtcttttatccctaacCTCCCCTTTCAACCTTCTCCCTCGAGTTCCCAAAGTTCATGatatcattctcatgcctttgcaccctcatagcttaactccctcttataaatgagaacataggatgcttggttttccatttctgaattacttagaataatggtctccagctccatccaagatgttttatttgattctgtttaatggctgagtagtattccatggtatatgcacactgtattttctttatctactcgtttgttgatgggcatttaggttggttttatatttttgtaattgcaaattgtgctgctataaacaacatgcattattttaaaatctcataagGATGCTACCAGGACAGTACTATTGAATTATTGGCTTTATTTTACAGCTGAAATAATTGAGGATCCATTGACTGAGTGATTAACTCATTTCTCTAAAGTCTCAAAGCTGGCTTTCCAGAGAATAAAGATGAATCTAGCCTTATGTTTTCACTACTTGGTGGCAGTAAAAAGTTAGCAAAAAGTTaaatagcaacaataataatagtggCTAATAGTTATTGACTTATTTCTATATCCCAAATACGATTTTAAGTTCTTCATACTATTAATTTATTGAATTATCACAACACAACTACTTTATGAAATAGATGTTAGTATTGTCACTATTTAGCATTTGAGGAAAATATAATGCTGGATGGATAAACATAAATGAAATGCTGACAACAAGCTAAGTTATTGATGTTGTGCCCAAGAGGGGAGGTAATTGTCTATTTCAtcagttattattttcattaatatgaTTGGTTTATACTTTTGCTCTAGGAactcattatttcttttaagtTGTGTttggtaaatttaatttttttgctaaTTGTTTTCTATGTGGAATGTACATATTAATCAGTAATGAATGAAAGTAAAGTGAGGTGGAATAAGAACAGTAACAATGGGCCACCCATGTGATTTCCAACCAGTCTTATTGATATGAACCTGTTTTGTCACAGAGTGTATAGAGAAACCTCAGAGCCTTTAAACTGAGTTATCATAGTGAGATATTTTACTGTGTAATACACTCCTAACACAAAAAAGGACTGGAAATAGTTGCACAAATTTTTGTAATTAGGCAATTAAAATATCAATTGATTATATTGTATTACCACATGCATTTTTGTGCACCTATAAACACATTGAACAACTAAGATATTTATGGAAGGCAAAACCAAAGATCTGTGTTCCTAGTGCTAATAAGTGATTCAAATtgtattattaattttctgtaaaaCCATATTGACTTTTATATGGGGAAGATACTGTTCCATAGGATTACTCTGGAAATTACCTGAATTGTGTCCTTTTAAATCAGAATTTGAATGTTGATGTTATCTTGCCTAACCTTGATGATTCTAATGCTGTGAGACCAATGAGCattttgtaaagtattttacGTTAAGGTTAAAAGGGTATTTCAAAGTCTTCTAAATCAAATCCTCTCACAAAACTTTCATCAGACTTAAATTTCTTGTattcaca harbors:
- the ADH1A gene encoding alcohol dehydrogenase 1A (The RefSeq protein has 1 substitution compared to this genomic sequence), whose translation is MSTAGKVIKCKAAVLWELKKPFSIEEVEVAPPKAQEVRIKMVAVGICGTDDHVVSGTMVTPLPAILGHEAAGIVESVGEGVTTVKPGDKVIPLAVPQCGKCRICKNPESNYCLKNDVSNPQGTLQDGTSRFTCRGKPIHHFLGISTFSQYTVVDENAVAKIDAASPLAKVCLIGCGFSTGYGSAVNVAKVTPGSTCAVFGLGGVGLSVVMGCKAAGAARIIAVDINKDKFAKAKELGATECINPQDYNKPIQEVLKEMTDGGVDFSFEVIGRLDTMMASLLCCHEACGTSVIVGVPPDSQNLSMNPMLLLTGRTWKGAVLGGFKSKECVPKLVADFMAKKFSLDALITHVLPFEKINDGFDLLHSGKSIRTILMF